The following proteins are co-located in the Rattus norvegicus strain BN/NHsdMcwi chromosome 19, GRCr8, whole genome shotgun sequence genome:
- the Heatr3 gene encoding HEAT repeat-containing protein 3, whose translation MGKSRTKRFKRPQFSPVGSCQAEAAATANGTGDEEDDGLAAELLEKLQHPSAEVRECACAGLARLVQQRPALPDLARRDAVRRLGPLLLDSSLAVRETAAGALRNLSACGGFDVCDDMVAKDIMTPLVALLRECSSGLDSNEMSPQEKADKKRNSIESIANEAVNVLWNVCECSSRAVSIFNKEGCLEIVLQYLRRFPTSIDLAVSVAYCLQTVTEDNPELLKSFDGTALRVLESALLCPVTSMEYILLKTLVAGTIWNLKDIIPSKSQAEIINAILNTLSEVLGVNAGDTVIQMKEAETQRLKDAAESEDILANANGDGEMEFQDDEMEEIPHKRKLRRKTFISDLLPSTDKELREAMALLTAQQTALEVIVNMCCSEDPSDDEWEELSSSDESEAFMENSFNECSGQLMSPLCLSHEIHSALTNCLIPKKVFEKTSSPNSDAVDICSKNPTWKPLIRKMSTIQCRALMCLQSLVSLLDIDHLGGAPALQTLAQHLSQLLFSQPDFAKHADFLEAISSALRALLQTMASKNIPQCMTPEQLMTLCREGIHSSSIGVRVNVVSILGITGSVLAKEDGTLETLKTIGCFLLEVTTKDPSLVVAGEALDALFDVFADGEEAEKASVQIKLLAALKEFQPVFKMKMRKEGRARYSPDQLCVLDNVKMNLRRFIAYQETVEKRLTS comes from the exons ATGGGTAAGAGTCGGACGAAGCGCTTCAAGCGACCTCAGTTCTCCCCTGTAGGTAGCTGTCAGGCCGAGGCGGCGGCAACGGCGAACGGGACTGGGGACGAGGAGGACGACGGGCTGGCGGCGGAGCTTCTGGAGAAG CTCCAGCACCCGAGCGCCGAGGTCCGCGAGTGCGCCTGCGCGGGACTGGCCCGGCTAGTGCAGCAGCGGCCGGCACTACCAGACTTAGCCCGCCGGGATGCCGTGCGGCGGCTTGGGCCGCTGCTGCTGGACTCAAGTCTAGCGGTAAGGGAGACGGCGGCCGGAGCTCTGAG AAACCTCAGTGCTTGTGGAGGTTTTGACGTTTGTGATGACATGGTGGCTAAGGACATCATGACACCCCTGGTGGCACTACTAAGAGAG TGTAGCTCTGGACTGGATTCCAACGAGATGTCTCCACAGGAGAAAGCCGATAAGAAAAGAAACTCTATAGAGAGCATAGCCAATGAGGCTGTGAATGTGTTATGGAACGTATG TGAATGCAGTAGTAGAGCAGTATCCATTTTCAACAAAGAAGGGTGTTTGGAGATTGTGTTACAGTACTTACGTCGCTTCCCCACCAGCATTGATCTGGCTGTCTCCGTAG CCTATTGTTTACAGACAGTGACAGAAGATAATCCAGAGCTCCTGAAATCTTTTGATGGCACAGCACTGCGTGTACTGGAGTCTGCTTTGCTTTGTCCTGTCACCTCTATGGAATACATTCTTCTAAAGACACTGGTGGCAG GCACAATCTGGAACCTAAAGGACATTATTCCGTCTAAGAGCCAGGCAGAAATCATAAATGCCATCCTAAACACGTTGTCTGAAGTTCTGGGGGTGAATGCTGGCGACACAGTCATTCAGATGAAGGAGGCTGAAACCCAGCGACTAAAGGATGCCGCAGAGAGCGAGGACATACTAGCCAATGCCAACGGCGATGGTGAAATGGAATTTCAAGATGATGAAATGGAAGAAATTCctcataaaagaaaactcagaaggAAAACGTTTATTTCCGATTTACTTCCA tctaCTGACAAGGAGCTGAGAGAGGCCATGGCGTTGCTGACCGCTCAGCAGACTGCTCTGGAGGTTATTGTCAACATGTGCTGCAGTGAAG ATCCCTCCGATGATGAGTGGGAAGAGCTTTCTAGTAGCGATGAAAGTGAAGCCTTTATGGAAAACTCCTTCAATGAGTGCAGTGGACAGCTGATGTCCCCATTGTGCCTGTCCCATGAGATTCACTCTGCCCTTACCAACTGCCTCATTCCAAAGAAA GTTTTTGAGAAAACATCGTCACCAAACAGTGATGCAGTTGACATATGTTCTAAGAACCCTACTTGGAAACCTTTGATTAGGAA AATGAGCACCATTCAGTGTAGAGCCCTTATGTGTCTCCAGAGTCTTGTGTCTCTCCTGGACATAGACCATCTCGGTGGAGCCCCAGCCCTTCAAACACTTGCTCAGCACCTGTCGCAGCTTCTTTTTTCTCAGCCAG ATTTTGCTAAACATGCTGATTTTCTAGAAGCCATAAGTAGTGCTTTGAGGGCCCTTTTGCAAACAATGGCCTCCAAGAACATTCCACAG TGCATGACACCTGAGCAGCTGATGACACTGTGCAGAGAAGGCATTCATAGTAGTAGCATCGGGGTTAGAGTGAATGTGGTCAGTATTTTGGGGATCACTGGCAGTGTCCTAGCCAAAGAAGATGGCACACTTGAAACTCTGAAG ACCATTGGGTGCTTTCTGCTGGAAGTCACCACCAAAGACCCTTCCCTCGTGGTAGCAGGAGAGGCTTTGGATGCCCTCTTTGATGTTTTTGCAGATGGTGAAGAAGCTGAAAAGGCTTCAGTTCAAATTAAATTGTTAGCAGCTTTGAAAGAATTCCAGCCAGTCTTCAAAATGAAG ATGCGGAAAGAAGGGAGGGCCAGATACAGCCCGGATCAGCTGTGTGTTCTCGACAATGTGAAGATGAATCTGAGGCGCTTTATTGCTTACCAGGAAACTGTTGAGAAAAGACTGACTTCTTAA